In Ostrea edulis chromosome 6, xbOstEdul1.1, whole genome shotgun sequence, a single window of DNA contains:
- the LOC125648455 gene encoding uncharacterized protein LOC125648455 codes for MTDKVSFDSPYRRYDKKPYRHVNSLSSKSEPKAKRDVPEWQKRLLTSKSDKNTYEELSLSTNEDISDITMHLNYPRTNTPLDFYPVYDTSGEIKKARRITSGHGRSVTPSRTGSALSVRGDLDLSLKGRQETYYNEVKKVYDVDKGRKMRQKEFFQKYTSFRSNYDNEKLREQRQAERLRIDRENQILKDLKRKRTEFQREKEWRVRCQYVTWKQLEHERMDRESHGLPLNVQADFYLKKRKPMKTMSIKHVVRNETPRYQTASKRHIREMFGTTYPTIDPKLKPPAFGRNNNNTGIQRDFVAEKTGENHLKELDRARNKTRALRAQAHLNSRLRSLDRHTPQRAQDIRRFWIS; via the exons atgacagaCAAGGTATCATTTGATTCGCCATACCGGCGATATGACAAGAAACCCTACCGGCACGTGAACTCACTCTCCTCAAAGTCAGAACCGAAGGCAAAAAGAGATGTTCCGGAATGGCAAAAACGccttttgacctcaaagtcGGATAAAAATACCTATGAAGAATTATCACTTTCAACAAATGAAGATATTTCTGATATAACTATGCATCTAAATTATCCCAGGACCAATACACCTTTGGATTTTTATCCTGTATACGACACTTCTGGTGAAATAAAGAAGGCACGGCGCATTACCAGTGGACATGGCCGATCGGTGACACCTTCTAGGACAGGAAGTGCCCTGTCCGTGAGAGGAGACCTCGATTTATCCCTTAAGGGAAGACAGGAGACATACTATAACGAAGTGAAAAAAGTTTATGATGTCGACAAAGGAAGAAAAATGCGACAAAAAGAATTTTTCCAGAAGTACACGTCTTTCAGATCAAACTATGATAATGAAAAACTGCGAGAGCAACGCCAAGCAGAAAGGTTAAGGATAGACAGAGAAAACCAGATTCTTaaagatttgaaaagaaaaaggaCGGAGTTCCAGAGGGAGAAAGAATGGCGAGTTCGTTGTCAGTATGTTACCTGGAAACAGTTAGAACACGAGCGAATGGATCGAGAGTCGCATGGCCTTCCGTTAAATGTTCAAGCAGATTTCTACCTCAAGAAACGCAAACCAATGAAAACGATGTCAATAAAACATGTTGTCCGTAACGAGACTCCACGGTACCAAACCGCGTCAAAAAGGCATATCAGAGAAATGTTTGGAACAACGTACCCTACAATTGACCCTAAGTTAAAGCCCCCTGCTTTTGGACGGAACAACAACAATACCGGCATACAGAGAG ATTTTGTTGCTGAAAAAACCGGCGAAAATCATTTGAAGGAACTGGACCGGGCGAGGAATAAAACAAGGGCTCTTAGAGCTCAAGCTCATTTGAATTCCAGATTACGGTCACTGGATCGCCATACGCCACAAAGGGCACAAGACATTCGACGTTTCTGGATTTCGTGA